A stretch of DNA from Candidatus Epulonipiscium sp.:
CATTAATAATTCATCGTCTGTATACAATTAAATTCCACCCCTATCTTCCATCAATCTCTTCCATTTCTAATCCTTTTAAGGGCTCAACCGAAATAACATAGTCGTTTATTTCTTTTGGCTCAACAATACCCTTTTTTAGATTAATTTTAACACTTTTATGAACCTTCGCTGAAGAATATTGTCCATTAGGACTATTGTGTTTCCACCAAAATACCTTCATTATTTCCATACTACCTTCAGGTCTTGCCGATGACGCATCATTTTCAAAAAGTTCAATTAGGGCTGTTTTTATATCCTCTACGTCCTTATCATCCAATCCTGTTTTTGATGCCAGCTGTGGATTGATACTTCCTGCAAAAGTATATAAACCAAAATCTACACGATGTTTCATACCCATAGTATCTGAAGATTTGTTTTTTCCATCTCCCTCACTATTAACACTCTTTGTAATTTGAATACTCGTAGTATTAATAGGTGATACACTAAATGCACTTTGAATAGATATAGGCCCTCTTACTCCTGTTGATACCCCTTTTGTTTCTCCACCTTTAAAAGCAAACACTTGTCCAAAGGCCCTAACATCTATCCATTCCTTGCATGCTGCCTCATATAATTTATCCTTATCTTTAAGAACATCTTTAGGTAGAGTCTTTTCAGCTCGCTCTTTTAAACTTTTATACCCATCCATTTTATTATCATCTGATTGAACGAATACCCTTTTCCCATTTTGCATTAGCCTATTTCTTATTTTACGCTTAATGCATACATCCGATATTTCACCTATACCGTCATAATTAATGCGTGGCCTGTTTCCATTTAAGGGATCACCATTGGGGTTTGCATTTTTCACACTAAGAACCACTAAGAAATCATACTTATTATTTAACATTTTACTTCCTCCTTTTTTCTTAATGCTGCACGTTGGCAGTGATAACCTAATAAAAATTCACCGGATAATGCTGTATCTTTTATGAAGTCTTCCGGTTCAAATAAATTCATTATTTCATCAATTAAGCTCTCCCTACTTTTACCTTTTCCTTTTAGTCTTGTGAAAGATGGTTTTAGCGCTAATTCGATTGCTTTCCATGTTGAAAATGGATACTGGGAAAACCTCTGCATTAATCTATCTGCATTTGTTAGTCGATTTTCATCATTTGTATCCAATGCCCATCTTTCAACATTTTGAGCTATGGCTAATAGTCTGCCATATAGATAATCTCTACTTCGTCTTTCCTTATCCAGTGCCATACTTATTTCCTCCTTCTTATAATCATAGCAATACTTTTTATATAATGCACAAGTGATACTAAGAGATTTGTCAAAATTCCATTGTTTTTCAAATGCAACCCTATTTACTGTTCTTCTAACGGAATTCTGAACTAAATCTAAAGGTATCTTTTGTCCATCCGTGATACAAGTTAAAATTCTATCTATCACCTGCATTTTAACTTTTGTATTAACTTGCTTTCCCTCGCCAAAAATTGTATTTGCGATATCCATAGGGGCCGGAGCTCCAACGAATACATGAGGTTTTTTATAATGATGAATCCAATTGCAGGTTGTATGCCACTTTTCTAATTTGTCGATAAAATCTTCGGGATTCATTTCCTGATAATATGTAATGGATAATCTTCCATCGGTAACTGATTCGAGACTCATTAATACAACGTGATCAAGTTCATCTAGTTTTGAATTGTATCCACGTAATTTCATATTAATTTTATTGGCAACTTCTTCCCCTGTATAAGTAACTGCATTTTCACTTCCTTGATCTTCCCCACTTAGTAAATCAAAAGTATCATAAAAAATATTAGCAATTTCTACCTTAGATGTTCTCCAGCAAATAATCGTTTTTTTACCATTATTATATCCTTGCTTTGATATTAGCCACTTCACGGCATTATGGGCCTTTTGAGAAACTTCGTAACTTACCCCATAACTTTGAGTGGAATTTAGAAATCTTCCTCTGTAAGTAAATCCGTTAGAATCATTAGAACTTATTATTTTTGCATTAGCACACTTATTATATATGTTTTTAGGATGATTTATAGCAGTGGGTAAATGCTTGCCTAATACTTGGCAAAAGCCTTTTGATGTCAATGAAGAACTATAATATTTTTCCCAACTCTTAAAAAGACTAATATCCCTCCATACACGACTTTCTTTTATATCTATTTGTTCAACACACCATCTTATAAAATCATCATTATTTTCCACATTCCCTTTATCATCCAAGGTATATACCTTTGCATTTATCAAGTTTTCTATAAGAGTTCCTTTTTTTACATATTCATAAATGGCTTTTACCTTCCCATGGGTATCATTGGATACTGCCCATTGATATAAGTTTTTGCAGTAATCTTCATATCCATGCCATTTTTCGCCTCCATATTTCTTATAATCCCCAGCTAGATATTGTACCTTATCACATAATGGATGTGGAACTGGATATTTACCTGCTCTACCACCTGATTCTTCTGTGCAAGGTATAATTATGCTAGGGCTATCCTTATCTAAGATATGGGCTCTTAAAAAATTACCCTTTCCATCAATAACCACTTCAATCTGCGCCTGTACAATAGTATGATATATGGGCAGTAGAGGAGTTGTATCTTCACTTTCTATAACTCCTACTTGTGAAATATTATTTTCATATGTATCATAAAGTCTTTGAATCCAACTCATACCCCGCCTCCTCATACCCTTCTAGTAGCCTTGGCTCACTTATTCCGACTGTACTAATCTGCTCAAAATCCATTTCTTTAATAATCTTTGGTGTAGTATCTACGAAATCCATTGAAAACATAATAACACCATCTTTCATTATCGGTTTCCAAAAATATGCCTTTAAATTGTTTTCTCCGGATTCACTTGGGTAATCAAATTTATAAAACATTCTGTCAAACCGTAGTTCTCCATAATTATCATAAAACCCCTTCTTCGCGCCATATAC
This window harbors:
- the cas7c gene encoding type I-C CRISPR-associated protein Cas7/Csd2, translated to MLNNKYDFLVVLSVKNANPNGDPLNGNRPRINYDGIGEISDVCIKRKIRNRLMQNGKRVFVQSDDNKMDGYKSLKERAEKTLPKDVLKDKDKLYEAACKEWIDVRAFGQVFAFKGGETKGVSTGVRGPISIQSAFSVSPINTTSIQITKSVNSEGDGKNKSSDTMGMKHRVDFGLYTFAGSINPQLASKTGLDDKDVEDIKTALIELFENDASSARPEGSMEIMKVFWWKHNSPNGQYSSAKVHKSVKINLKKGIVEPKEINDYVISVEPLKGLEMEEIDGR
- the cas8c gene encoding type I-C CRISPR-associated protein Cas8c/Csd1 translates to MSWIQRLYDTYENNISQVGVIESEDTTPLLPIYHTIVQAQIEVVIDGKGNFLRAHILDKDSPSIIIPCTEESGGRAGKYPVPHPLCDKVQYLAGDYKKYGGEKWHGYEDYCKNLYQWAVSNDTHGKVKAIYEYVKKGTLIENLINAKVYTLDDKGNVENNDDFIRWCVEQIDIKESRVWRDISLFKSWEKYYSSSLTSKGFCQVLGKHLPTAINHPKNIYNKCANAKIISSNDSNGFTYRGRFLNSTQSYGVSYEVSQKAHNAVKWLISKQGYNNGKKTIICWRTSKVEIANIFYDTFDLLSGEDQGSENAVTYTGEEVANKINMKLRGYNSKLDELDHVVLMSLESVTDGRLSITYYQEMNPEDFIDKLEKWHTTCNWIHHYKKPHVFVGAPAPMDIANTIFGEGKQVNTKVKMQVIDRILTCITDGQKIPLDLVQNSVRRTVNRVAFEKQWNFDKSLSITCALYKKYCYDYKKEEISMALDKERRSRDYLYGRLLAIAQNVERWALDTNDENRLTNADRLMQRFSQYPFSTWKAIELALKPSFTRLKGKGKSRESLIDEIMNLFEPEDFIKDTALSGEFLLGYHCQRAALRKKEEVKC